The DNA region TGTTCTTTTCCGATCCTTTCAACTGCTGTTGAAACGCTGTGTAATACGGAATAGCCTGTTCAAAATTATGAGTTAAATGATTTGCCCTGCCTAAATAAAAATCAAGCTCTCGGATAGTACATCCTTTTAACTTAGCATCTTCCAGAAAAACCAATGCTTTTGAATAATTTTTTAATTCGCAATAACACGCTCCCAGGTAATACTTTATTCCAGCATGATCTTTATCTATACTTTCCGCAATAGTAAAGTTTTCCATTGCACCTTTATAGTCTCCATCTGTAAAAAACGACACGCCATACTCATAATGCTTTTTAGCTTTTTTGTTAGCAGGAACCTGTCCATAGCATACGAGAGCAGAAATAAATATAAATGTGAAGATTAAGATATACTGTTTAATGAATTCCATTTTTAAATATAACAACTATTAAACTTTATACAATCAATAAAAGATTATGAACAACTACCAGACATAACTTGGTTTACAACCTGTTGTAGGTTTATTTACCATTCTGTATGAAAGTACAATTTCATGAGTTCCCCTGCTAAACTGACGAATTCGGCTGGTCGTCATGTCATAAGAATACCCTATATCCAACATATTTCGGTAAGAAAATCCAAATAAAACAATGACAGCATCTTTTGCTCTCATAGAAGCACCTGCCCAAATAAGGTCTTTGTAATTAAATTTAGCTGTAAGGTCAACTGAAGGCGGAGCTCCATGATTATATCTGACAATTGCAGAAGGCACCACGGCCAATTCTTCAGACAGATTTACCCTATATCCTCCCATCAGAAAATAATGAGGGGACAGGTTACCGGTTCCAGTGACTGCATAAGCAGTAGTATTCTGAAACTTTAACTTACTATTAAACATTTGATCCATGGAAATACCAATGTAGTATTTTGGTGCATACACCATTAAGCCCACCATAGCATCTGGTGCGATACTTGTAAGATTACCTGATCTTCCAATAGCAGGATCATTATCCTGCACCAGTGTTATTTTATCAATATCAATTCTATATTGTTTGATACCCAAAAAAGTTCCCAAGGACATATAAGTTTCACG from Sporocytophaga myxococcoides includes:
- a CDS encoding PorP/SprF family type IX secretion system membrane protein is translated as MKRILILMVLIIVSIDLFGQQIPQFSQYIWNSYLINPAIAGADNFIEAKVGYRNQWVGLEGAPQTYYLTIQGQKGKKLINREDLDVVNRRRNRGFKKPLNAVDKALGYTGRKYPTAPASFKLKGHHGFGGQIMHDRIGPFSTLGVYGSYAYHIPLARETYMSLGTFLGIKQYRIDIDKITLVQDNDPAIGRSGNLTSIAPDAMVGLMVYAPKYYIGISMDQMFNSKLKFQNTTAYAVTGTGNLSPHYFLMGGYRVNLSEELAVVPSAIVRYNHGAPPSVDLTAKFNYKDLIWAGASMRAKDAVIVLFGFSYRNMLDIGYSYDMTTSRIRQFSRGTHEIVLSYRMVNKPTTGCKPSYVW